The Ornithodoros turicata isolate Travis chromosome 9, ASM3712646v1, whole genome shotgun sequence genome includes a region encoding these proteins:
- the LOC135368871 gene encoding zinc finger MIZ domain-containing protein 1-like isoform X4 has product MQGLLGTSLHHRQNDAGGLAGMGWQQGGPPVNQQQQQLSVVTTVWGVTATTQSGPGGPHYPPAKGPGGPYAQGSYPTGGVTPGPPNKGYQGVPPARQPPNSYAGFPSRYGQNPGGMAGGGGGGPNGEFQGGPALSAAALVAAATATATATASVVALQERQQQEAMGNQYPQMPNHQQFQGGYGGPTQRMPHHGAQMGSPMMGGQPTGHPMGPMGPKVTSNMYPGPNQPRGRPYPNPQQYMVQKRQQQSQYSAQQYGGPSPMQGYGPSPSAQQPYSAQQYPSQQNGPFSKQQAQAPQYGGPAGGGPMQGGPAYHPGAPQMRPRTQGPPSSYPGPQSQAPQYYQQTAQMSSMPPQQYEQQFMPGNQYPPHNFQQRNMNYQHSPIPGNPTPPLTPASGIPPYLSPNHQDTKPVFPDMKPPLPIQKDDELRLTFPVKDGIILAPFRLEHNLAVSNHVFHLKPSVHETLMWRSDLELQLKCFHHEDRQMHTNWPASVQVSVNATPLSIDRGESKTSHRPLYLKEVCQAGRNTVQITVTACCCSHLFLLQLVHRPTVRSVLQGLLRKRLLPAEHSISKIKRNFSAGPQGGPQPPSATEDGVEQTAIKVQLKCPITFKRITLPARGQECKHIQCFDLESYLQLNCERGSWRCPVCSKTAILEGLEVDQYMWGILTNLSNSDIEEVTIDATASWKPVTIKSVKEEHDGSESCSAQKRLKAMSPGSMTMPTTSTWEMGQGLSPYPALPPPDMQSLVNGPMQNGPGGMANGMNYNNRGFDFQSQASDFGSPLSHLNDSVASLDHLAAMEKSLNHHEQQMIPPPAPHDQGGSRQPPQSSSSSSNQPPTSASANPGGNAPATPHAPPSQQSVGSNGPLTPSHGPHTPHTPHTPHTPGGPPSVPPSGGPNQGMDNSGGSDALAPDLSDLSFDPAAVIDGEGQGQEGLNLLPDGCVDAMELLSYLDPPDMSNSNGTGTGSQTTHGATSAGSSAGNDDLLALFE; this is encoded by the exons TGATGCCGGAGGATTGGCAGGCATGGGTTGGCAGCAGGGGGGGCCCCCCGTAAaccaacagcagcagcaactgTCAGTGGTAACCACGGTGTGGGGCGTGACGGCCACAACGCAGAGTGGGCCGGGGGGACCGCACTACCCCCCGGCCAAGGGGCCTGGGGGCCCCTATGCACAGGGGAGCTACCCGACGGGAGGTGTCACCCCTGGACCCCCCAATAAGGGCTACCAGGGAGTACCTCCTGCCAGGCAGCCACCAAACTCCTATGCAGG GTTTCCCAGTAGGTACGGCCAGAACCCAGGCGGCATGGCAGGTGGGGGTGGAGGGGGACCCAATGGGGAATTCCAAGGGGGTCCGGCACTCAGCGCGGCAGCACTGGTGGCCGCCGCGACGGCCACAGCTACGGCTACTGCCAGCGTGGTGGCGCTACAGGAGAGACAGCAACAGGAAGCTATGGGCAACCAGTACCCACAG ATGCCAAACCACCAACAGTTCCAAGGAGGCTACGGGGGCCCTACGCAGAGGATGCCCCACCACGGCGCCCAAATGGGGTCTCCCATGATGGGAGGGCAGCCGACTGGACACCCTATGGGACCCATGGGTCCAAAAGTCACCTCTAACATGTACCCGGGACCCAACCAGCCCCGTGGCAGACCCTACCCGAACCCGCAGCAGTACATGGTCCAAAAGAGGCAGCAGCAGTCCCAGTATTCTGCACAGCAGTATGGGGGACCCAGTCCCATGCAGGGCTACGGCCCTTCTCCGTCAGCACAGCAACCCTACAGCGCACAG CAGTACCCAAGTCAGCAGAACGGTCCCTTTTCCAAGCAGCAGGCACAAGCCCCTCAGTACGGAGGACCAGCTGGTGGCGGTCCCATGCAAGGGGGACCGGCGTATCATCCCGGTGCGCCTCAGATGAGGCCCAGGACCCAGGGGCCTCCTTCTTCATACCCTGGACCTCAGAGCCAAGCCCCCCAATACTACCAACAGACAGCACAGATGAGCAGCATGCCTCCGCAGCAGTATGAACAACAGTTTATGCCAGGAAATCAGTACCCGCCCCATAATTTCCAG CAAAGAAACATGAACTACCAGCACTCACCCATTCCTGGGAACCCAACACCACCCCTGACCCCAGCATCGGGCATTCCTCCCTACCTCTCTCCCAATCATCAGGACACGAAACCTGTGTTTCCTGACATGAAACCCCCACTGCCAATTCAAA AGGATGACGAGCTGCGGTTGACATTCCCGGTGAAGGACGGGATAATCCTGGCCCCGTTCCGTCTGGAACACAACCTAGCCGTGAGCAACCATGTGTTCCACCTGAAGCCTTCGGTGCACGAGACGCTTATGTGGCGGTCGGACCTGGAGCTGCAGCTCAAGTGCTTCCACCACGAAGACCGGCAGATGCACACCAATTGGCCGGCTTCCGTGCAGGTCTCGGTCAATGCCACACCCCTGTCCATTGACAGGGGCGAGAGTAAGACCTCGCACCGGCCACTCTACCTCAAGGAGGTCTGTCAGGCTGGACGAAACACCGTGCAGATCACTGTCACTGCCTGCTGCTGT TCGCACCTGTTCCTGCTCCAGCTCGTGCACCGGCCAACGGTGCGGTCGGTCCTGCAGGGTCTGTTGAGGAAACGCCTCCTGCCGGCCGAGCACAGCATCAGCAAGATCAAGCGCAACTTCTCGGCAGGGCCGCAGGGAGGGCCGCAACCCCCCTCCGCAACGGAGGACGGGGTGGAGCAGACGGCCATCAAGGTCCAGCTCAAGTGCCCAATCACCTTCAAGCGTATCACGCTCCCGGCACGAGGACAAGAGTGCAAACACATACAg TGTTTCGACCTCGAGTCATACCTGCAGCTGAACTGCGAGCGAGGGTCTTGGAGATGTCCTGTGTGCAG TAAAACAGCCATCCTGGAAGGGCTGGAGGTGGACCAGTACATGTGGGGAATTCTCACCAATCTCAGCAACTCTGACATTGAGGAAGTCACCATTGATGCAACTGCCAGCTGGAAGCCCGTCACTATCAAGTCTGTCAAGGAGGAGCACGATGGGAGTG AGTCATGCAGTGCACAGAAACGCTTGAAGGCCATGAGCCCAGGCAGCATGACCATGCCCACCACAAGTACATGGGAGATGGGTCAGGGACTCTCTCCGTACCCAGCACTACCTCCACCTGACATGCAAT CGTTAGTGAACGGCCCCATGCAGAATGGTCCTGGAGGCATGGCCAATGGCATGAACTACAACAACCGTGGTTTTGACTTCCAGTCCCAGGCTTCTGACTTTGGAAGCCCCCTCTCGCATCTCAATGACAGTGTGGCTTCACTGGACCACCTGGCTGCCATGGAGAAGTCACTCAACCATCACGAACAG CAAATGATTCCTCCGCCGGCACCACATGATCAGGGTGGCAGTCGGCAGCCCCCTCAGTCATCTTCATCATCCTCCAATCAACCGCCGACGTCAGCGTCTGCAAACCCCGGAGGCAATGCCCCTGCCACGCCGCATGCACCTCCTTCGCAGCAGTCCGTTGGAAGTAACGGGCCCCTGACACCGTCTCACGGCCCTCACACTCCGCACACCCCTCACACACCGCACACCCCTGGGGGGCCCCCTAGTGTTCCACCAAGTGGAGGCCCCAACCAAGGCATGGACAACAGCGGGGGCTCGGATGCCCTGGCTCCAGACCTGAGTGATTTGAGCTTCGACCCGGCCGCAGTGATAGACGGAGAAGGCCAGGGTCAGGAAGGTCTTAAT CTCTTACCCGACGGCTGTGTCGACGCCATGGAGCTCCTGtcctacctcgacccccccgaCATGAGCAACTCCAATGGGACGGGGACGGGATCGCAGACGACCCACGGTGCCACGTCCGCTGGCAGCTCGGCCGGCAACGACGATCTCCTCGCCCTCTTTGAGTGA
- the LOC135368871 gene encoding zinc finger MIZ domain-containing protein 1-like isoform X5: MGWQQGGPPVNQQQQQLSVVTTVWGVTATTQSGPGGPHYPPAKGPGGPYAQGSYPTGGVTPGPPNKGYQGVPPARQPPNSYAGFPSRYGQNPGGMAGGGGGGPNGEFQGGPALSAAALVAAATATATATASVVALQERQQQEAMGNQYPQMPNHQQFQGGYGGPTQRMPHHGAQMGSPMMGGQPTGHPMGPMGPKVTSNMYPGPNQPRGRPYPNPQQYMVQKRQQQSQYSAQQYGGPSPMQGYGPSPSAQQPYSAQQYPSQQNGPFSKQQAQAPQYGGPAGGGPMQGGPAYHPGAPQMRPRTQGPPSSYPGPQSQAPQYYQQTAQMSSMPPQQYEQQFMPGNQYPPHNFQQRNMNYQHSPIPGNPTPPLTPASGIPPYLSPNHQDTKPVFPDMKPPLPIQKDDELRLTFPVKDGIILAPFRLEHNLAVSNHVFHLKPSVHETLMWRSDLELQLKCFHHEDRQMHTNWPASVQVSVNATPLSIDRGESKTSHRPLYLKEVCQAGRNTVQITVTACCCSHLFLLQLVHRPTVRSVLQGLLRKRLLPAEHSISKIKRNFSAGPQGGPQPPSATEDGVEQTAIKVQLKCPITFKRITLPARGQECKHIQCFDLESYLQLNCERGSWRCPVCSKTAILEGLEVDQYMWGILTNLSNSDIEEVTIDATASWKPVTIKSVKEEHDGSESCSAQKRLKAMSPGSMTMPTTSTWEMGQGLSPYPALPPPDMQSLVNGPMQNGPGGMANGMNYNNRGFDFQSQASDFGSPLSHLNDSVASLDHLAAMEKSLNHHEQQMIPPPAPHDQGGSRQPPQSSSSSSNQPPTSASANPGGNAPATPHAPPSQQSVGSNGPLTPSHGPHTPHTPHTPHTPGGPPSVPPSGGPNQGMDNSGGSDALAPDLSDLSFDPAAVIDGEGQGQEGLNLLPDGCVDAMELLSYLDPPDMSNSNGTGTGSQTTHGATSAGSSAGNDDLLALFE; the protein is encoded by the exons ATGGGTTGGCAGCAGGGGGGGCCCCCCGTAAaccaacagcagcagcaactgTCAGTGGTAACCACGGTGTGGGGCGTGACGGCCACAACGCAGAGTGGGCCGGGGGGACCGCACTACCCCCCGGCCAAGGGGCCTGGGGGCCCCTATGCACAGGGGAGCTACCCGACGGGAGGTGTCACCCCTGGACCCCCCAATAAGGGCTACCAGGGAGTACCTCCTGCCAGGCAGCCACCAAACTCCTATGCAGG GTTTCCCAGTAGGTACGGCCAGAACCCAGGCGGCATGGCAGGTGGGGGTGGAGGGGGACCCAATGGGGAATTCCAAGGGGGTCCGGCACTCAGCGCGGCAGCACTGGTGGCCGCCGCGACGGCCACAGCTACGGCTACTGCCAGCGTGGTGGCGCTACAGGAGAGACAGCAACAGGAAGCTATGGGCAACCAGTACCCACAG ATGCCAAACCACCAACAGTTCCAAGGAGGCTACGGGGGCCCTACGCAGAGGATGCCCCACCACGGCGCCCAAATGGGGTCTCCCATGATGGGAGGGCAGCCGACTGGACACCCTATGGGACCCATGGGTCCAAAAGTCACCTCTAACATGTACCCGGGACCCAACCAGCCCCGTGGCAGACCCTACCCGAACCCGCAGCAGTACATGGTCCAAAAGAGGCAGCAGCAGTCCCAGTATTCTGCACAGCAGTATGGGGGACCCAGTCCCATGCAGGGCTACGGCCCTTCTCCGTCAGCACAGCAACCCTACAGCGCACAG CAGTACCCAAGTCAGCAGAACGGTCCCTTTTCCAAGCAGCAGGCACAAGCCCCTCAGTACGGAGGACCAGCTGGTGGCGGTCCCATGCAAGGGGGACCGGCGTATCATCCCGGTGCGCCTCAGATGAGGCCCAGGACCCAGGGGCCTCCTTCTTCATACCCTGGACCTCAGAGCCAAGCCCCCCAATACTACCAACAGACAGCACAGATGAGCAGCATGCCTCCGCAGCAGTATGAACAACAGTTTATGCCAGGAAATCAGTACCCGCCCCATAATTTCCAG CAAAGAAACATGAACTACCAGCACTCACCCATTCCTGGGAACCCAACACCACCCCTGACCCCAGCATCGGGCATTCCTCCCTACCTCTCTCCCAATCATCAGGACACGAAACCTGTGTTTCCTGACATGAAACCCCCACTGCCAATTCAAA AGGATGACGAGCTGCGGTTGACATTCCCGGTGAAGGACGGGATAATCCTGGCCCCGTTCCGTCTGGAACACAACCTAGCCGTGAGCAACCATGTGTTCCACCTGAAGCCTTCGGTGCACGAGACGCTTATGTGGCGGTCGGACCTGGAGCTGCAGCTCAAGTGCTTCCACCACGAAGACCGGCAGATGCACACCAATTGGCCGGCTTCCGTGCAGGTCTCGGTCAATGCCACACCCCTGTCCATTGACAGGGGCGAGAGTAAGACCTCGCACCGGCCACTCTACCTCAAGGAGGTCTGTCAGGCTGGACGAAACACCGTGCAGATCACTGTCACTGCCTGCTGCTGT TCGCACCTGTTCCTGCTCCAGCTCGTGCACCGGCCAACGGTGCGGTCGGTCCTGCAGGGTCTGTTGAGGAAACGCCTCCTGCCGGCCGAGCACAGCATCAGCAAGATCAAGCGCAACTTCTCGGCAGGGCCGCAGGGAGGGCCGCAACCCCCCTCCGCAACGGAGGACGGGGTGGAGCAGACGGCCATCAAGGTCCAGCTCAAGTGCCCAATCACCTTCAAGCGTATCACGCTCCCGGCACGAGGACAAGAGTGCAAACACATACAg TGTTTCGACCTCGAGTCATACCTGCAGCTGAACTGCGAGCGAGGGTCTTGGAGATGTCCTGTGTGCAG TAAAACAGCCATCCTGGAAGGGCTGGAGGTGGACCAGTACATGTGGGGAATTCTCACCAATCTCAGCAACTCTGACATTGAGGAAGTCACCATTGATGCAACTGCCAGCTGGAAGCCCGTCACTATCAAGTCTGTCAAGGAGGAGCACGATGGGAGTG AGTCATGCAGTGCACAGAAACGCTTGAAGGCCATGAGCCCAGGCAGCATGACCATGCCCACCACAAGTACATGGGAGATGGGTCAGGGACTCTCTCCGTACCCAGCACTACCTCCACCTGACATGCAAT CGTTAGTGAACGGCCCCATGCAGAATGGTCCTGGAGGCATGGCCAATGGCATGAACTACAACAACCGTGGTTTTGACTTCCAGTCCCAGGCTTCTGACTTTGGAAGCCCCCTCTCGCATCTCAATGACAGTGTGGCTTCACTGGACCACCTGGCTGCCATGGAGAAGTCACTCAACCATCACGAACAG CAAATGATTCCTCCGCCGGCACCACATGATCAGGGTGGCAGTCGGCAGCCCCCTCAGTCATCTTCATCATCCTCCAATCAACCGCCGACGTCAGCGTCTGCAAACCCCGGAGGCAATGCCCCTGCCACGCCGCATGCACCTCCTTCGCAGCAGTCCGTTGGAAGTAACGGGCCCCTGACACCGTCTCACGGCCCTCACACTCCGCACACCCCTCACACACCGCACACCCCTGGGGGGCCCCCTAGTGTTCCACCAAGTGGAGGCCCCAACCAAGGCATGGACAACAGCGGGGGCTCGGATGCCCTGGCTCCAGACCTGAGTGATTTGAGCTTCGACCCGGCCGCAGTGATAGACGGAGAAGGCCAGGGTCAGGAAGGTCTTAAT CTCTTACCCGACGGCTGTGTCGACGCCATGGAGCTCCTGtcctacctcgacccccccgaCATGAGCAACTCCAATGGGACGGGGACGGGATCGCAGACGACCCACGGTGCCACGTCCGCTGGCAGCTCGGCCGGCAACGACGATCTCCTCGCCCTCTTTGAGTGA